Genomic window (Pseudomonas xantholysinigenes):
GCGTGAAAGGTTTCCCGCGAGGGCTTCACAGGCCCCGCCACGGCGGTACACTCCGCGCAAAAAGCCCATGCCGGGCAGGGAGAATCCGATGCGAGTGTTGCTGGTCGAAGACCACCTGCAACTGGCTGAAAGCGTGGCCCAGGCGCTCAAGAGCCAGGGCCTGACCGTGGATGTGCTGCACGATGGCATCGCCGCCGACCTGGCGTTGGCCTGCGAGGATTACGCCGTGGCGGTGCTGGATGTGGGCCTGCCGCGGCTGGATGGCTTCGAGGTGCTGGCGCGCCTGCGTGGGCGCGGCAAGACCCTGCCGGTGCTGATGCTGACCGCGCGCAGCGATGTGAAGGACCGCGTGCATGGCCTGAACCTTGGCGCCGACGATTACCTGGCCAAGCCCTTCGAGCTGACCGAGCTGGAGGCGCGGGTCAAGGCGCTGCTGCGTCGCAGCGTGCTCGGTGGCGAGCGTCAGCAGCGCTGCGGGCCGCTGGTCTATGACCTGGATACCCGGCGCTTCAGTCTCGAGGATGCGCCGCTGACCCTGACCCAGCGCGAACAGAGCGTGCTCGAGGCGCTGATCGCCCGCCCGGGGCGAGTGATGAGCAAGGAGCAACTGGCCGCCCAGGTGTTCGGCCTGGACGAGGAAGCCAGCCCCGACGCCATCGAGATCTATATCCACCGTCTGCGCAAGAAGCTCGATGGGCACCCAGTGCACATCGTCACCTTCCGCGGCCTGGGCTACTTGCTCGAGCACCGCGATGCGTGACAACGGCAGCCTGCGCGGGCGCTTGCTCGGCAACCTGGCGCTACTGTTGGTGGTGCTGATGCTGGCCAGCGGCCTGAGTGCCTACTGGAATGGCCGCGAGGCTGCCGACACCGCCTACGATCGCACCCTGCTGGCGTCGGCGCGGACCATCGCCGCCGGCCTGTCACAGCGCGACGGCACCCTCAGCGCCGATGTGCCTTATGTGGCCCTGGACACCTTTGCCTACGACAGCGCCGGACGTATCTACTACCAGGTGCTGGATATCCACCAGAAGCTGATCTCCGGCTACGAGCACCTGCCGCCGCCCCCGCCGGGCACGCCGCGCACCGACGATTACCCGGCCCTGGCTCGTTTCTACAACGCCACCTACCTGGGTCAGGATGTGCGCGTGGTCAGCCTGCTCAAGGCGGTCAGCGAGCCAAACATGAATGGCATGGCCGAGATTCGCGTGGCCGAGACCGAGGAGGCGCGGGTGCGCATGGCCCGTGGCTTGATGGCCGACACGCTGCTGCGCCTGGGCATGCTGGCGCTCGGCGCGTTGGTGATGGTGTGGTTCGCGGTCAGCGCCGCGTTGCGCCCGCTGGAGCGTCTGCGCACGGCGGTGGAGGAGCGCCAGCCGGACGACCTGCGCGCCTTGCCGGTGGTGCAGGTACAGCGCGAACTGGGGCCATTGGTGCGGGCCCTGAATCACTTCACCGAACGCTTGCGTGGCCAGTTCGAGCGCCAGGCGCAATTCATTGCCGATGCCGCCCATGAGCTGCGCACGCCGTTGGCCGCGCTCAAGGCCAGGGTCGAGTTGGGCCTGCGCTCGCGGGAGCCTGAGGAGTGGCGCAGGACCCTGGAGGCCGCCGCCCAGGGCACCGACCGCCTGACTCACCTGGCCAACCAGTTGCTGTCGCTGGCGCGGGTGGAAAACGGTGCCCGGGCCATCGCCGAAGGCGGCGCCCAGCGCCTGGATCTGAGCCAGCTGGCCCGCGAGCTGGGCATGGCCATGGCACCGCTGGCCCATGCACGTGGCGTGGCCTTGGCGCTGGAGGCCGAGGCGCCGGTGTGGCTCAAGGGCGAACCGACCCTGCTCAACGAGTTGCTCAGCAACCTGGTGGACAATGCCTTGGCGCACACGCCGCCCGGTGGCGATGTGATCCTGCGGGTGCTGGCGCCGGCAGTGCTCGAGGTCGAGGACGACGGGCCGGGGATTCCCCAGGATGAGCGCGAGCGGGTATTCGAACGTTTCTATCGACGCAGTGCGCAGGGCAGTGGGCTGGGCCTGGCGATCGTCGGCGAGATCTGCCGGGCGCACCTGGCACAGATCAGCCTGCATGATGGCGAGCGAGGCGGCTTGAAGGTTCGGGTCAGCTTCATTGGCGAACAGGCATGACCCTGGTTGCACCTGGCATTCTTGCCAGCTAGGCAGCTTCGCCTGACCAGCGGATGATCGCCACGCCGATGGAGAAAAGGACAGGGCGTATGCGCACCGCGCTAGGACGAATGCTGCGGGACTCGATCATGCTGGCTTCGGTCGGGCTGGTGTTGGTGGGCTGCATGGTGCGCCAAGACCAACCACCGACCGAAGACCCATTCTATTTCGTTGATGCCGAAGCGCTTGCTCTGGGTGAGCACGGTCGTCCGCTCAGGTACAGGCCGATCGCCCCGCCAGCGGGCCTGGAGGGCGCGGGGCAAAATACACTGATCATCTACAAATCCAGCAAGGACGATGCCCAGGGCACGCCAGTGGCGGTTTCTGCCATCCTGGCGTTGCCCAAGGGCGAGCCAGGCCCTGGCGGCTGGCCTGTGATCGCCTGGGCGCACGGGACCGTGGGCAGCGCCGATAAGTGCGCGCCGTCCATGGACAAGGCCGAGGATCCCGGCAGCGAGCCGTTGCGCCTGCACCAAGTCATCAACCGTTCACCGCACCCCATGCTCAACGCCTTTCTGGAGGCTGGATATGCCGTGGTCATGAGCGATTACGAGGGGCTTGGGACGGCAGGGCCGCATCCCTACCTGGATGGTGTTTCGCAAGCCCGGTCCATCCTGGATGCGGTGCGTGCCGCCCGCCAGTTGTCCATGGGCGAGCACGGCCAGGCGCGGTTGTCCACGCGTGTTGCCATCGTTGGCCATTCCCAGGGTGGTCAGGCTGCGTTGTTTGCCGCTCATCAGCAACCGGGCTGGACGCCTGAGCTGCACTTGGTCGGCGTCGCGGCAATTGCGCCGGCGTCGAAGCTGGAGATGTTGCAATACCTGCCTTCCGTGGCGGAGGACGACGCAGAGGCCAGGGCCAGCATGCCTTTTCTGGTACTGGTGATCCAAGGCGCGCTGCGTGCGCAGCCAGCGCTTGATCTCGACAGGATTTTCACCGCCAGGGGCAAGAGTATCTATCAACAGAGCGCCGATAGTCTGTGCCGAACCGAGCTGAGTGAGTCAGTCTGGGTTCAGCCGGGGCAGGGATTGTTCAGCGAAAAAATTCTGACGGTGCTG
Coding sequences:
- a CDS encoding response regulator, producing the protein MRVLLVEDHLQLAESVAQALKSQGLTVDVLHDGIAADLALACEDYAVAVLDVGLPRLDGFEVLARLRGRGKTLPVLMLTARSDVKDRVHGLNLGADDYLAKPFELTELEARVKALLRRSVLGGERQQRCGPLVYDLDTRRFSLEDAPLTLTQREQSVLEALIARPGRVMSKEQLAAQVFGLDEEASPDAIEIYIHRLRKKLDGHPVHIVTFRGLGYLLEHRDA
- a CDS encoding lipase family protein, translating into MRTALGRMLRDSIMLASVGLVLVGCMVRQDQPPTEDPFYFVDAEALALGEHGRPLRYRPIAPPAGLEGAGQNTLIIYKSSKDDAQGTPVAVSAILALPKGEPGPGGWPVIAWAHGTVGSADKCAPSMDKAEDPGSEPLRLHQVINRSPHPMLNAFLEAGYAVVMSDYEGLGTAGPHPYLDGVSQARSILDAVRAARQLSMGEHGQARLSTRVAIVGHSQGGQAALFAAHQQPGWTPELHLVGVAAIAPASKLEMLQYLPSVAEDDAEARASMPFLVLVIQGALRAQPALDLDRIFTARGKSIYQQSADSLCRTELSESVWVQPGQGLFSEKILTVLDAPLRAMHPNLKIEAPIRLAQAEHDSRVSVGNTRELKDQLNATNQGDTPGVPVCYEEYATVEAADDPRLGDHFGILKTDIAPMTRWLGERLRGAPPRVCGVGEQARVQRNRLRASSNSAISSSVP
- a CDS encoding sensor histidine kinase; amino-acid sequence: MRDNGSLRGRLLGNLALLLVVLMLASGLSAYWNGREAADTAYDRTLLASARTIAAGLSQRDGTLSADVPYVALDTFAYDSAGRIYYQVLDIHQKLISGYEHLPPPPPGTPRTDDYPALARFYNATYLGQDVRVVSLLKAVSEPNMNGMAEIRVAETEEARVRMARGLMADTLLRLGMLALGALVMVWFAVSAALRPLERLRTAVEERQPDDLRALPVVQVQRELGPLVRALNHFTERLRGQFERQAQFIADAAHELRTPLAALKARVELGLRSREPEEWRRTLEAAAQGTDRLTHLANQLLSLARVENGARAIAEGGAQRLDLSQLARELGMAMAPLAHARGVALALEAEAPVWLKGEPTLLNELLSNLVDNALAHTPPGGDVILRVLAPAVLEVEDDGPGIPQDERERVFERFYRRSAQGSGLGLAIVGEICRAHLAQISLHDGERGGLKVRVSFIGEQA